A portion of the Sabethes cyaneus chromosome 3, idSabCyanKW18_F2, whole genome shotgun sequence genome contains these proteins:
- the LOC128744434 gene encoding 28S ribosomal protein S10, mitochondrial, producing MQALSLRLMRLPNIWSAGARFCSGNVSQGTANTLSSTENTPIPDKLYSRIELEMKGIDPEVMKSYAYFAKTAAEHLDIEVGKHWALRKATKDRLTLLKSVHIYKKHRVQYEIRNYYRFMHFHKLTGSTADTFLEYIERNLPEGIALKVTKVELQELPEHLDPAKLSNVPV from the exons ATGCAG GCGCTCAGCCTTCGCCTCATGCGATTACCAAATATTTGGTCTGCCGGTGCACGGTTTTGTTCTGGAAATGTTTCTCAAGGGACTGCCAATACCTTAAGTAGCACGGAAAACACACCTATTCCGGATAAACTGTACAGCcgaattgaactggaaatgaaAGGTATCGATCCGGAAGTCATGAAAAGTTACGCATATTTTGCCAAGACTGCCGCTGAACACTTGGATATCGAAGTTGGCAAACA TTGGGCTTTACGAAAAGCGACGAAGGATCGCTTGACGCTACTAAAGTCGGTTCACATCTACAAGAAACACCGGGTTCAGTATGAAATTCGAAACTACTATCGGTTTATGCACTTTCACAAGCTCACCGGATCCACTGCTGATACATTTTTGGAATACATCGAACGAAACTTACCGGAAGGAATAGCCCTTAAGGTTACCAAGGTAGAGCTGCAAGAACTACCGGAACACTTGGATCCCGCAAAATTGTCAAATGTGCCAGTTTGA
- the LOC128744435 gene encoding proteasome subunit alpha type-2, which yields MASERYSFSLTTFSPSGKLVQIEYALAAVTAGAPSVGIKASNGVVIATENKQKSILYDEHSVHKVEMVTNHIGMIYSGMGPDYRLLVKQARKIAQNYYLTYREPIPTSQLVQKIATVMQEYTQSGGVRPFGVSLLICGWDSDRPYLFQCDPSGAYFAWKATAMGKNAINGKTFLEKRYSEDLELDDAVHTAILTLKEGFEGQMNADNIEVGICDANGFRRLDPADVKDYLANIP from the exons ATGGCCTCGGAACGCTACAGTTTTTCTCTGACTACATTTAG TCCATCCGGTAAGTTGGTGCAAATTGAGTATGCACTGGCAGCGGTCACGGCTGGTGCGCCATCGGTTGGAATTAAAGCTTCCAATGGAGTCGTCATTGCTACCGAGAACAAGCAGAAGTCGATCCTGTATGACGAACATAGCGTTCACAAGGTCGAAATGGTAACCAATCACATCGGAATGATCTACTCCGGTATGGGTCCGGACTATCGGCTGTTGGTGAAGCAGGCTCGTAAAATAGCTCAGAATTATTATCTGACCTACCGGGAGCCAATTCCTACCTCGCAATTGGTGCAGAAAATTGCGACCGTAATGCAGGAGTACACCCAATCCGG CGGAGTCCGACCTTTTGGAGTTTCGCTGCTGATCTGCGGCTGGGATAGCGATCGTCCGTATCTGTTCCAGTGTGACCCCTCGGGAGCCTATTTTGCTTGGAAGGCTACCGCTATGGGTAAAAATGCTATCAACGGAAAGACCTTCCTGGAGAAACGTTACAGTGAGGACCTAGAGCTGGACGATGCGGTTCATACGGCAATTCTTACGCTGAAGGAAGGCTTCGAGGGTCAAATGAACGCCGATAACATTGAGGTAGGCATCTGCGATGCCAACGGTTTCCGGCGGCTGGACCCAGCCGACGTTAAGGATTACTTGGCTAATATTccgtaa
- the LOC128739595 gene encoding uncharacterized protein LOC128739595 — MGKTHLVDSKYDLAKCQMYNEKNSFAFWIVIILLFSLALGNLCLTLAITGILKIYKGMENIELIQNEDTVKFFGNIDFDRIYKQDGKLESFHEEPMVITGENGPVSVNLVNRNGHSHNKIHLSKNGSVLKGVNHMEVKDALSGRTVFSTSRPTYNMPQGTTILHTNQVNAGRIASPINDTLKFQTRNKFTLKGTEGTRLESEEIIWTADQNVFLKSDNGSMVIVGANGVYINVNSIPIVQSDHGLRTGNNQYKLCVCYPQGKLFRVQVPKSHNVRASCTYFNSWNDPCAN; from the exons ATGGGG AAAACCCATCTCGTTGACAGCAAGTATGATTTGGCCAAGTGCCAGATGTACAACGAGAAGAACTCTTTCGCCTTCTGGATTGTAATCATCCTGCTTTTTTCGCTGGCCCTGGGAAATCTTTGTCTGACTTTAGCCATAACAGGCATACTAAAGATCTACAAAGGCATGGAAAATATCGAACTGATCCAGAATGAGGATACGGTAAAGTTTTTCGGTAATATCGATTTCGATCGGATCTATAAGCAGGATGGAAAATTGGAGAGTTTTCATGAGGAACCGATGGTGATAACAG GTGAAAATGGACCAGTATCAGTCAATTTGGTCAATCGAAACGGTCATTCACATAACAAAATTCACCTTTCGAAAAATGGCAGTGTTCTGAAGGGTGTCAATCACATGGAAGTGAAGGATGCTCTCTCAGGACGGACGGTTTTCTCGACGTCGCGACCTACCTACAATATGCCCCAGGGAACCACCATCCTACACACCAATCAAGTTAATGCCGGAAGAATCGCTTCTCCCATCAACGACACGCTAAAATTTCAGACCCGCAATAAATTTACACTGAAAGGCACCGAAGGGACCCGCCTGGAGTCCGAGGAAATCATTTGGACTGCGGATCAGAATGTATTTCTTAAGTCGGACAATGGCAGTATGGTTATCGTTGGGGCAAACGGGGTTTATATAAATGTTAACAGTATTCCGATTGTACAGAGCGATCATGGACTGCGAACTGGCAACAATCAGTATAAACTATGCGTTTGTTATCCTCAGGGAAAACTGTTTCGAGTACAGGTTCCAAAATCGCACAACGTAAGGGCAAGCTGTACTTATTTTAACAGCTGGAATGATCCATGTGCTAATTAA
- the LOC128744433 gene encoding interleukin enhancer-binding factor 2 homolog — translation MVRSGMMRGGRGGMGMGMRGMRGAPYMNKKSFLPRHPFDLTLAEPAFERVSPAADDSVLTNALLKRSQDLTPTPQEQTAISNLVTKVQAVLDSLVVAPGEFTKCQLDEVRQVGSFKKGTMMAGHNVADVVIILKTLPTKDIAEVLGKKVEEDIQKSMKTEVVPKAEAISLEFSENCFEISNSLAKVRCLIATLPQNIRKLDAEKHIDFKVVQSHLASIRHARWFEENAHHSSIKVLIRILKDLASRFDGFAPLNPWICDLLAHSAIMNNPSRQALPVNLAFRRIFQLLASGLFVPGSAGITDPCEVGHIRVHTSMSLVQQDECCMTAQTLVRVLAHGGYKHILGFVENTTVAKEMSVWDGVVVSPMDPAYEKPTEKKDGDDEDMECVEESTMEAEDNGE, via the coding sequence ATGGTGCGAAGTGGAATGATGCGTGGAGGTCGCGGTGGCATGGGGATGGGAATGCGAGGAATGCGCGGTGCTCCCTATATGAACAAGAAGAGCTTCCTTCCTCGACATCCATTCGACCTGACTTTGGCCGAACCGGCTTTCGAACGGGTTTCACCAGCAGCGGATGATTCGGTACTCACCAACGCCTTGCTCAAACGTAGCCAGGATCTGACACCAACTCCCCAGGAACAGACGGCCATCTCCAATCTGGTTACCAAGGTACAAGCCGTACTCGACAGTTTGGTGGTAGCTCCGGGTGAGTTCACTAAGTGTCAACTGGATGAAGTTCGGCAGGTAGGTTCTTTCAAGAAAGGAACAATGATGGCTGGACACAATGTAGCCGACGTGGTTATCATTCTAAAAACATTGCCCACCAAGGATATTGCAGAAGTTTTAGGCAAAAAAGTTGAAGAAGATATACAGAAGTCAATGAAAACCGAAGTGGTTCCCAAGGCGGAAGCGATATCATTGGAATTCAgtgaaaattgttttgaaatttcTAACTCACTGGCGAAGGTTCGCTGCTTGATCGCTACTCTTCCGCAAAATATTCGCAAGTTGGATGCCGAGAAACACATTGATTTTAAGGTGGTCCAGAGCCATTTAGCATCCATCAGACATGCCCGCTGGTTTGAGGAAAATGCACATCATTCCAGTATTAAGGTACTGATTCGAATTCTCAAAGATCTGGCCAGCCGTTTCGATGGTTTCGCACCGCTAAACCCTTGGATTTGCGATTTGCTGGCACATTCTGCCATTATGAACAACCCAAGCCGCCAGGCACTGCCCGTTAATCTGGCCTTCCGACGAATTTTCCAACTCCTTGCTTCGGGCTTGTTCGTTCCTGGCTCAGCCGGCATTACCGATCCTTGTGAGGTAGGTCACATTCGAGTGCACACATCGATGAGCTTGGTTCAGCAGGACGAATGCTGCATGACCGCCCAGACGCTGGTGCGGGTGCTTGCCCATGGCGGCTACAAACACATTTTGGGCTTTGTTGAGAACACTACCGTTGCGAAGGAGATGTCCGTCTGGGATGGTGTGGTCGTCTCACCAATGGATCCGGCATACGAAAAACCAACGGAAAAGAAAGACGGCGACGACGAGGATATGGAATGCGTCGAGGAATCCACTATGGAAGCGGAAGACAACGGCGAATAG